The following are encoded together in the Tribolium castaneum strain GA2 chromosome 3, icTriCast1.1, whole genome shotgun sequence genome:
- the Hasp gene encoding complement receptor type 2 isoform X5 produces the protein MHKVWSWLILGIAVSQVLSLRLERSPSPSTTPTPDDDDDEWDDDDSSEIEDDGKIYKNPRNSPSTLCPRDDAQATQLGHRCLRKCSSDEDCKSKKKKCLCDGACGMSCIKPDRECPEPKQIPFGSVSYTERVFGSKATYSCQHGYHVVGLQSRTCQADGKWAGSAPVCKQNIYCLSPPTIDHARHNALPEQTTFDLDSTLQYYCHTGYVTNGFPRAKCLAIDGQASWYGPDISCEPNSCGAPTDISHGWHAGECYTYGCRITYHCAEGYELVGKNERFCQADGTWTPKELPTCVLVTAVQCSPPENPRHGKAIYTSCSYNSVVSYECKYGYTLQGESSRRCGADRKWSGAQPICKEINCGHPGRLWNGWLENIEGGTGLGASIIFRCHEGMLLVGNTSTVCQSDGKWRYPLPKCLAPCVVPHVSQGRVILVSKNDTAPTSTVVQHGEALEVNCEYQYEFLASTSAVTCNNGTWTHIPKCEPARCKHLPKPPKNGMVIAPKMNHNMKARFKCKDGFQIKGHPLIECSFGNWTGEIPKCEEVYCPYPGSVSNGKILLVGNMGLYDYRPYVRKVTNNKQIMYDCDKGYVLAEGPPGATCIGGIWSPSQLPKCILGQHPRLRWNRRRRSIVMEKYKRAFIRQNKLIYQNREKRHVHNYLNYLKEQHREGAKMRLKRALKGGSSSRAFGTSHKSSNSQLSLRRGNKKNYNYYEEEKQEEIKKPKHKSRGPCEPLSSEPYVNIEIVKHGRDHNVSFSSGTIVKMACGKGYGLNMPENKTAKCVRGRWRPTKPTCSILPCFVPSIENGVFKLSKAELPSNITFDLDEPLNETVEIGNGQVVEFSCLEGYNIQGPSNLRCWHGDWTVTGLPECTASPCQLPQITNGQYLMGYRAGLTIANGSSVTFQCDSDYSKSTAQPIQCILGELYPKSPSCRPEAGVDLNSKVIDSPHFIGGADIIKGGDITVLQYGSPSKACGPPAKVQGSLVYKNGEPIVDDENNFPDGTEVTFNCIETIMGEKTTWKIVCEDGSWIGRSLNCDTEELLASQIVYNNNTCIFRNQEPNVISFYNDQQIREEVVEFPAGAVLVSRCVDIGKYAMTGSNTRRCMGGDWDGTKPACFGLNQENDYSMEKPPTILFRHQLGPIAQSNDGKLIVYPGTILHMECLWIRRFGNPKWTVSHDYRKYPEGWTTDPGRDSQLEYRLSIFHASKDDSGLFTCVTPARYTHSVEIEVKAVHCPIVPQRRGLTVNTQSTKMNTRLKFSCINGNALIGASEITCLPSGNWSAPFPVCEKVQCDNPGSPENGYMQGSGPFKAGDVVQFNCNPDFMMEGQPIIACQDNSRWSGKLPKCVQACSYPGTTISGKMSSVKFYYKIGENITFTCDEGLTLKGAAMLKCLKNGKWSNAIPTCVTENNTPEND, from the exons ATGCACAAAGTGTGGAGTTGGTTGATTCTTGGCATCGCCGTGAGCCAAG TTCTGTCGCTGCGACTGGAGCGTTCACCCTCCCCTAGCACAACCCCAACCCCCGACGACGACGATGACGAATGGGACGACGATGATTCGTCCGAAATCGAAGATGACGGcaagatttataaaaatccAAGGAACTCGCCCTCGACGCTGTGCCCCCGGGACGACGCCCAAGCCACACAACTG ggaCACAGATGTCTGCGAAAGTGCTCGTCGGACGAAGACTGCAAGAGCAAGAAGAAGAAGTGCCTTTGTGACGGCGCCTGCGGCATGTCCTGCATTAAACCGG ATAGGGAATGTCCAGAACCGAAACAGATCCCTTTCGGGAGTGTAAGCTACACTGAAAGAGTCTTCGGTTCAAAAGCGACCTATTCGTGTCAACATGGTTATCATGTTGTGGGATTACAGAGTCGAACGTGTCAAGCCGATGGAAAGTGGGCCGGATCGGCGCCAGTTTGCAAGCAGAACA TTTACTGTTTGTCGCCTCCCACAATCGACCACGCTCGTCACAATGCCCTTCCGGAACAAACCACTTTTGATCTGGACTCCACTCTTCAATACTATTGTCACACCGGTTACGTGACCAATGGGTTTCCCCGAGCCAAGTGTCTGGCTATCGACGGGCAAGCCTCATGGTATGGCCCAGACATCTCATGCGAAC CGAACTCCTGCGGCGCCCCCACGGACATATCTCACGGCTGGCACGCAGGAGAATGTTACACGTACGGCTGTCGAATAACTTACCACTGCGCCGAAGGTTACGAGCTAGTTGGAAAAAATGAGCGTTTCTGCCAAGCTGACGGCACCTGGACGCCCAAGGAATTGCCAACTTGTGTTC TTGTTACAGCGGTGCAGTGCAGCCCCCCGGAAAATCCGCGGCATGGGAAAGCGATTTACACGTCTTGTAGTTACAACTCGGTTGTTAGCTACGAGTGCAAGTATGGGTATACTCTCCAGGGGGAGAGCAGCAGGAGATGTGGGGCGGATAGGAAGTGGTCGGGGGCTCAGCCCATTTGTAAAG AGATAAACTGTGGCCACCCTGGACGCCTGTGGAACGGCTGGCTGGAAAATATCGAAGGTGGCACCGGCCTGGGTGCTTCCATAATTTTCCGATGCCATGAAGGAATGTTACTTGTGGGCAACACATCAACGGTGTGCCAAAGCGACGGAAAATGGCGATACCCCCTCCCAAAATGTTTAG CTCCGTGTGTGGTACCACACGTGTCCCAGGGACGAGTTATACTAGTCTCGAAAAACGACACTGCACCTACATCAACAGTGGTCCAACATGGGGAAGCTCTGGAGGTGAATTGTGAGTACCAGTATGAGTTTTTGGCCAGTACTTCGGCAGTAACGTGCAATAATGGTACTTGGACACATATTCCCAAATGTGAACCGGCTAG GTGTAAGCATTTGCCAAAACCGCCCAAAAACGGAATGGTCATTGCCCCAAAAATGAACCACAACATGAAGGCGAGGTTCAAGTGCAAGGACGGGTTCCAGATCAAGGGACATCCCCTAATTGAGTGCTCGTTTGGCAACTGGACCGGGGAAATACCCAAATGTGAAGAAG TTTATTGCCCATATCCTGGGTCCGTCTCCAATGGTAAAATTCTCCTCGTGGGTAATATGGGGCTTTATGATTACCGGCCATACGTCCGTAAAGTCACAAACAACAAACAGATTATGTACGATTGTGACAAAGGCTACGTCCTGGCCGAAGGCCCTCCAGGTGCCACGTGTATTGGAGGCATCTGGAGCCCCTCACAACTCCCAAA GTGTATTCTTGGCCAACACCCCCGATTGCGTTGGAACCGCCGCAGAAGATCCATCGTGATGGAAAAGTACAAACGCGCTTTCATTCGCCAAAACAAGCTCATTTACCAAAACCGTGAAAAACGCCACGTTCACaactatttaaattatttgaaagagCAGCATAGAGAAGGGGCAAAAATGCGCCTGAAACGTGCCCTTAAGGGTGGAAGCAGTAGCCGGGCTTTTGGAACGTCGCACAAAAGCTCCAACTCGCAGTTGAGTTTACGCAGAGgcaataagaaaaattacaattactaCGAAGAAGAGAAACAGGAAGAGATCAAGAAACCCAAACACAAGTCACGCGGGCCGTGTGAACCCCTCTCCAGTGAACCATACGTCAATATCGAGATTGTCAAACATGGGAGAGATCATAATGTGTCGTTTAGTTCCGGAACTATTGTTAAGATGGCTTGCGGGAAAGGCTACGGGCTGAATATGCCCGAAAATAAAACGGCAAAGTGTGTTAGGGGACGCTGGAGGCCAACGAAACCGACCTGCTCTATTT TGCCTTGTTTTGTCCCAAGTATCGAAAACGGGGTCTTCAAGCTGTCCAAAGCCGAGCTTCCATCGAACATCACATTTGATTTGGACGAGCCCTTGAACGAAACTGTGGAAATCGGGAATGGTCAAGTGGTTGAGTTTAGTTGCCTGGAAGGTTACAACATCCAAGGACCCAGTAATCTGAGGTGTTGGCACGGGGACTGGACCGTGACCGGTCTTCCCGAATGTACAGCCTCACCTTGCCAGTTGCCCCAAATCACCAATGGGCAGTATTTGATGGGTTATAGGGCCGGTCTGACCATTGCTAACGGTTCCAGCGTTACGTTTCAGTGTGACAGTGATTACAGCAAATCGACGGCACAGCCGATTCAGTGCATTTTGGGCGAATTGTACCCCAAAAGTCCCTCGTGCCGGCCAGAGGCCGGAGTTGATCTCAATAGCAAAGTTATCGACTCGCCTCATTTCATCGGAGGTGCTGATATCATCAAAGGTGGTGATATTACAGTTTTACAGTACGGTTCCCCGTCTAAAGCGTGTGGACCACCGGCTAA AGTTCAAGGTTCTCTAGTTTACAAAAATGGAGAACCGATTGTGGACGACGAAAACAATTTTCCTGATGGTACCGAGGTTACGTTCAATTGTATTGAGACCATAATGGGGGAGAAAACCACGTGGAAAATTGTGTGTGAGGATGGCAGTTGGATTGGCCGATCTCTCAACTGCG ACACTGAAGAGTTACTAGCCTCCCAAATCGTTTACAACAACAACACTTGCATTTTTCGCAATCAAGAACCAAACGTAATCTCGTTTTACAACGACCAACAAATCCGCGAGGAAGTTGTGGAGTTTCCAGCTGGGGCTGTTCTGGTCAGTCGATGTGTGGATATAGGGAAGTATGCAATGACAGGATCCAACACGAGGAGATGTATGGGAGGGGATTGGGATGGCACTAAGCCTGCCTGTTTTGGATTGAACCAGGAGAATGACTACTCTATGGAGAAGCCTCCCACAATTTTGTTCAGGCACCAGTTAGGGCCCATTGCTCAGTCGAACGATGGGAAGTTGATTGTGTATCCAGGGACCATTTTACACATGGAATGTCTCTGGATCAGGAGGTTTGGGAATCCGAAGTGGACCGTTAGCCACGATTATAg aaaatatcCCGAAGGCTGGACCACTGATCCAGGCCGCGACTCCCAACTAGAGTACCGCCTGTCCATCTTCCACGcatctaaagacgactctggcCTGTTCACCTGCGTCACCCCAGCCCGATACACCCATTCTGTGGAAATCGAAGTCAAAG CTGTCCACTGCCCCATCGTCCCACAACGCCGCGGCCTCACCGTCAACACCCAAAGCACCAAAATGAACACCCGCTTGAAGTTCTCCTGCATCAACGGCAACGCTCTGATCGGCGCCTCCGAAATCACCTGTCTTCCTTCGGGCAACTGGAGCGCCCCATTCCCGGTGTGTGAAA AAGTTCAGTGCGACAATCCCGGGAGTCCTGAGAATGGATACATGCAAGGGAGTGGGCCTTTTAAGGCGGGGGATGTGGTCCAGTTTAACTGCAATCCTGATTTTATGATGGAAGGACAGCCTATTATAGCCTGCCAGGATAACTCGAGATGGTCGGGGAAATTGCCTAAAT GTGTACAAGCTTGTTCCTATCCAGGGACGACCATCAGTGGGAAGATGTCCTCAGTCAAGTTCTACTACAAAATAGGGGAGAATATAACCTTCACGTGTGACGAAGGACTGACTTTGAAGGGAGCGGCGATGTTAAAATGTCTAAAGAATGGGAAATGGTCCAATGCTATTCCCACATGTGTCACGGAAAATAACACACCCGAAAATGACTGA
- the Hasp gene encoding complement factor H isoform X3, which yields MHKVWSWLILGIAVSQVLSLRLERSPSPSTTPTPDDDDDEWDDDDSSEIEDDGKIYKNPRNSPSTLCPRDDAQATQLGHRCLRKCSSDEDCKSKKKKCLCDGACGMSCIKPDRECPEPKQIPFGSVSYTERVFGSKATYSCQHGYHVVGLQSRTCQADGKWAGSAPVCKQNIYCLSPPTIDHARHNALPEQTTFDLDSTLQYYCHTGYVTNGFPRAKCLAIDGQASWYGPDISCEPNSCGAPTDISHGWHAGECYTYGCRITYHCAEGYELVGKNERFCQADGTWTPKELPTCVPVQCSPPENPRHGKAIYTSCSYNSVVSYECKYGYTLQGESSRRCGADRKWSGAQPICKEINCGHPGRLWNGWLENIEGGTGLGASIIFRCHEGMLLVGNTSTVCQSDGKWRYPLPKCLAPCVVPHVSQGRVILVSKNDTAPTSTVVQHGEALEVNCEYQYEFLASTSAVTCNNGTWTHIPKCEPARCKHLPKPPKNGMVIAPKMNHNMKARFKCKDGFQIKGHPLIECSFGNWTGEIPKCEEVYCPYPGSVSNGKILLVGNMGLYDYRPYVRKVTNNKQIMYDCDKGYVLAEGPPGATCIGGIWSPSQLPKCILGQHPRLRWNRRRRSIVMEKYKRAFIRQNKLIYQNREKRHVHNYLNYLKEQHREGAKMRLKRALKGGSSSRAFGTSHKSSNSQLSLRRGNKKNYNYYEEEKQEEIKKPKHKSRGPCEPLSSEPYVNIEIVKHGRDHNVSFSSGTIVKMACGKGYGLNMPENKTAKCVRGRWRPTKPTCSILPCFVPSIENGVFKLSKAELPSNITFDLDEPLNETVEIGNGQVVEFSCLEGYNIQGPSNLRCWHGDWTVTGLPECTASPCQLPQITNGQYLMGYRAGLTIANGSSVTFQCDSDYSKSTAQPIQCILGELYPKSPSCRPEAGVDLNSKVIDSPHFIGGADIIKGGDITVLQYGSPSKACGPPAKVQGSLVYKNGEPIVDDENNFPDGTEVTFNCIETIMGEKTTWKIVCEDGSWIGRSLNCDTEELLASQIVYNNNTCIFRNQEPNVISFYNDQQIREEVVEFPAGAVLVSRCVDIGKYAMTGSNTRRCMGGDWDGTKPACFGLNQENDYSMEKPPTILFRHQLGPIAQSNDGKLIVYPGTILHMECLWIRRFGNPKWTVSHDYRKYPEGWTTDPGRDSQLEYRLSIFHASKDDSGLFTCVTPARYTHSVEIEVKAVHCPIVPQRRGLTVNTQSTKMNTRLKFSCINGNALIGASEITCLPSGNWSAPFPVCESIECGEVGGVLPSRLRVLVVSREVGGRAVFSCEPGFGLRGPQETVCQPNGDWATPFPTCEEVQCDNPGSPENGYMQGSGPFKAGDVVQFNCNPDFMMEGQPIIACQDNSRWSGKLPKCVQACSYPGTTISGKMSSVKFYYKIGENITFTCDEGLTLKGAAMLKCLKNGKWSNAIPTCVTENNTPEND from the exons ATGCACAAAGTGTGGAGTTGGTTGATTCTTGGCATCGCCGTGAGCCAAG TTCTGTCGCTGCGACTGGAGCGTTCACCCTCCCCTAGCACAACCCCAACCCCCGACGACGACGATGACGAATGGGACGACGATGATTCGTCCGAAATCGAAGATGACGGcaagatttataaaaatccAAGGAACTCGCCCTCGACGCTGTGCCCCCGGGACGACGCCCAAGCCACACAACTG ggaCACAGATGTCTGCGAAAGTGCTCGTCGGACGAAGACTGCAAGAGCAAGAAGAAGAAGTGCCTTTGTGACGGCGCCTGCGGCATGTCCTGCATTAAACCGG ATAGGGAATGTCCAGAACCGAAACAGATCCCTTTCGGGAGTGTAAGCTACACTGAAAGAGTCTTCGGTTCAAAAGCGACCTATTCGTGTCAACATGGTTATCATGTTGTGGGATTACAGAGTCGAACGTGTCAAGCCGATGGAAAGTGGGCCGGATCGGCGCCAGTTTGCAAGCAGAACA TTTACTGTTTGTCGCCTCCCACAATCGACCACGCTCGTCACAATGCCCTTCCGGAACAAACCACTTTTGATCTGGACTCCACTCTTCAATACTATTGTCACACCGGTTACGTGACCAATGGGTTTCCCCGAGCCAAGTGTCTGGCTATCGACGGGCAAGCCTCATGGTATGGCCCAGACATCTCATGCGAAC CGAACTCCTGCGGCGCCCCCACGGACATATCTCACGGCTGGCACGCAGGAGAATGTTACACGTACGGCTGTCGAATAACTTACCACTGCGCCGAAGGTTACGAGCTAGTTGGAAAAAATGAGCGTTTCTGCCAAGCTGACGGCACCTGGACGCCCAAGGAATTGCCAACTTGTGTTC CGGTGCAGTGCAGCCCCCCGGAAAATCCGCGGCATGGGAAAGCGATTTACACGTCTTGTAGTTACAACTCGGTTGTTAGCTACGAGTGCAAGTATGGGTATACTCTCCAGGGGGAGAGCAGCAGGAGATGTGGGGCGGATAGGAAGTGGTCGGGGGCTCAGCCCATTTGTAAAG AGATAAACTGTGGCCACCCTGGACGCCTGTGGAACGGCTGGCTGGAAAATATCGAAGGTGGCACCGGCCTGGGTGCTTCCATAATTTTCCGATGCCATGAAGGAATGTTACTTGTGGGCAACACATCAACGGTGTGCCAAAGCGACGGAAAATGGCGATACCCCCTCCCAAAATGTTTAG CTCCGTGTGTGGTACCACACGTGTCCCAGGGACGAGTTATACTAGTCTCGAAAAACGACACTGCACCTACATCAACAGTGGTCCAACATGGGGAAGCTCTGGAGGTGAATTGTGAGTACCAGTATGAGTTTTTGGCCAGTACTTCGGCAGTAACGTGCAATAATGGTACTTGGACACATATTCCCAAATGTGAACCGGCTAG GTGTAAGCATTTGCCAAAACCGCCCAAAAACGGAATGGTCATTGCCCCAAAAATGAACCACAACATGAAGGCGAGGTTCAAGTGCAAGGACGGGTTCCAGATCAAGGGACATCCCCTAATTGAGTGCTCGTTTGGCAACTGGACCGGGGAAATACCCAAATGTGAAGAAG TTTATTGCCCATATCCTGGGTCCGTCTCCAATGGTAAAATTCTCCTCGTGGGTAATATGGGGCTTTATGATTACCGGCCATACGTCCGTAAAGTCACAAACAACAAACAGATTATGTACGATTGTGACAAAGGCTACGTCCTGGCCGAAGGCCCTCCAGGTGCCACGTGTATTGGAGGCATCTGGAGCCCCTCACAACTCCCAAA GTGTATTCTTGGCCAACACCCCCGATTGCGTTGGAACCGCCGCAGAAGATCCATCGTGATGGAAAAGTACAAACGCGCTTTCATTCGCCAAAACAAGCTCATTTACCAAAACCGTGAAAAACGCCACGTTCACaactatttaaattatttgaaagagCAGCATAGAGAAGGGGCAAAAATGCGCCTGAAACGTGCCCTTAAGGGTGGAAGCAGTAGCCGGGCTTTTGGAACGTCGCACAAAAGCTCCAACTCGCAGTTGAGTTTACGCAGAGgcaataagaaaaattacaattactaCGAAGAAGAGAAACAGGAAGAGATCAAGAAACCCAAACACAAGTCACGCGGGCCGTGTGAACCCCTCTCCAGTGAACCATACGTCAATATCGAGATTGTCAAACATGGGAGAGATCATAATGTGTCGTTTAGTTCCGGAACTATTGTTAAGATGGCTTGCGGGAAAGGCTACGGGCTGAATATGCCCGAAAATAAAACGGCAAAGTGTGTTAGGGGACGCTGGAGGCCAACGAAACCGACCTGCTCTATTT TGCCTTGTTTTGTCCCAAGTATCGAAAACGGGGTCTTCAAGCTGTCCAAAGCCGAGCTTCCATCGAACATCACATTTGATTTGGACGAGCCCTTGAACGAAACTGTGGAAATCGGGAATGGTCAAGTGGTTGAGTTTAGTTGCCTGGAAGGTTACAACATCCAAGGACCCAGTAATCTGAGGTGTTGGCACGGGGACTGGACCGTGACCGGTCTTCCCGAATGTACAGCCTCACCTTGCCAGTTGCCCCAAATCACCAATGGGCAGTATTTGATGGGTTATAGGGCCGGTCTGACCATTGCTAACGGTTCCAGCGTTACGTTTCAGTGTGACAGTGATTACAGCAAATCGACGGCACAGCCGATTCAGTGCATTTTGGGCGAATTGTACCCCAAAAGTCCCTCGTGCCGGCCAGAGGCCGGAGTTGATCTCAATAGCAAAGTTATCGACTCGCCTCATTTCATCGGAGGTGCTGATATCATCAAAGGTGGTGATATTACAGTTTTACAGTACGGTTCCCCGTCTAAAGCGTGTGGACCACCGGCTAA AGTTCAAGGTTCTCTAGTTTACAAAAATGGAGAACCGATTGTGGACGACGAAAACAATTTTCCTGATGGTACCGAGGTTACGTTCAATTGTATTGAGACCATAATGGGGGAGAAAACCACGTGGAAAATTGTGTGTGAGGATGGCAGTTGGATTGGCCGATCTCTCAACTGCG ACACTGAAGAGTTACTAGCCTCCCAAATCGTTTACAACAACAACACTTGCATTTTTCGCAATCAAGAACCAAACGTAATCTCGTTTTACAACGACCAACAAATCCGCGAGGAAGTTGTGGAGTTTCCAGCTGGGGCTGTTCTGGTCAGTCGATGTGTGGATATAGGGAAGTATGCAATGACAGGATCCAACACGAGGAGATGTATGGGAGGGGATTGGGATGGCACTAAGCCTGCCTGTTTTGGATTGAACCAGGAGAATGACTACTCTATGGAGAAGCCTCCCACAATTTTGTTCAGGCACCAGTTAGGGCCCATTGCTCAGTCGAACGATGGGAAGTTGATTGTGTATCCAGGGACCATTTTACACATGGAATGTCTCTGGATCAGGAGGTTTGGGAATCCGAAGTGGACCGTTAGCCACGATTATAg aaaatatcCCGAAGGCTGGACCACTGATCCAGGCCGCGACTCCCAACTAGAGTACCGCCTGTCCATCTTCCACGcatctaaagacgactctggcCTGTTCACCTGCGTCACCCCAGCCCGATACACCCATTCTGTGGAAATCGAAGTCAAAG CTGTCCACTGCCCCATCGTCCCACAACGCCGCGGCCTCACCGTCAACACCCAAAGCACCAAAATGAACACCCGCTTGAAGTTCTCCTGCATCAACGGCAACGCTCTGATCGGCGCCTCCGAAATCACCTGTCTTCCTTCGGGCAACTGGAGCGCCCCATTCCCGGTGTGTGAAA GTATCGAGTGCGGGGAGGTGGGAGGTGTGTTGCCTTCTCGCCTTCGTGTTCTGGTCGTTTCTAGAGAGGTCGGGGGCCGTGCTGTCTTTAGCTGCGAGCCCGGGTTTGGGCTCAGAGGCCCCCAGGAGACCGTGTGCCAGCCAAACGGAGACTGGGCCACTCCGTTCCCTACGTGCGAAG AAGTTCAGTGCGACAATCCCGGGAGTCCTGAGAATGGATACATGCAAGGGAGTGGGCCTTTTAAGGCGGGGGATGTGGTCCAGTTTAACTGCAATCCTGATTTTATGATGGAAGGACAGCCTATTATAGCCTGCCAGGATAACTCGAGATGGTCGGGGAAATTGCCTAAAT GTGTACAAGCTTGTTCCTATCCAGGGACGACCATCAGTGGGAAGATGTCCTCAGTCAAGTTCTACTACAAAATAGGGGAGAATATAACCTTCACGTGTGACGAAGGACTGACTTTGAAGGGAGCGGCGATGTTAAAATGTCTAAAGAATGGGAAATGGTCCAATGCTATTCCCACATGTGTCACGGAAAATAACACACCCGAAAATGACTGA